The genomic region TTCACTTGCCACATTGACCCAAAAAATAATATCCCACAAAACAACCAATTAGCCACTAATTGAAATCATATCCCACAAAATAACCGACTAGCCACTAATCGAATGTGGTTTCAGCAATCACAACATCCGATTGGTCGTTGCAACATTTAACGACAGTGGTTGTTGGAAGAAGACGATTTGTTTAAAGTACACTAGGTGGTTTCACTTACTGATTGATGGCTACAACGTTTAGCGATAGCGGTTTCACTTACCGTCGGTAAGGAAGAAGACGGTTGTGTTAGTGGTTGTTGGTGGTGTTGCCGAATCCGGTTTTACTTACCGCCGACAAGGAAGAAGACGGTTGTGTTAGTGGTTGTTGGTTGTTGGAAGAAGTCGGTTGCTAGTACGAGACGTTTCCAGATCTATAAATTTGTCATCATAGCTTCAGATCTGAAAATCAGTCACCACGATGTGAAACCGGAAAAATGGTGTGAGAAATGGCTGGATGCCCTACCTTATTTGTCTCTCTTTATACAATCCATGTCTCCCCTTTATTTTGTTATACCAGTCTCACATATCAACTAGTTACATATGCAACAATTACTAGTATAACGACGAACAAAAAAAATCTCGTCATAATTGAAACGAATTTATTTAATATGAAatttaaaattaatttgaatgaaAAATAAAGTTGTAGATAAAGTAAGAGAGAAAATGTTATTGAGAGAAAAAAAGTAGAGAGAGAATGTTGGTGAGAGAAAAAAGGTAGAGAGAGAATGTTGGTGAGAGAAAAAGGTAGAGAGAAAATGTTGGTGATTGAAAAGGTGGAGAGAGAATGTTGGTGAGAGAAAAAGGTAGAGAGAGAATGTTAGTGAGAGAAAAGGTGGAGAGAGAatgttatttaatattatttcttATGTACTTTGTGTAATACGtattgaccaaaatacccctccaGCCACTTAAATGGTATTAAATTTAAATCAAATTACTATCTAATAATTTCAACCATTGGATCATGTTGATCAATGGTTATCATAAAGTTTACTAGGTTTTCTTACTACAAATAAGTTTTCTATAgatcctttccctatatatatatatatatatctatatatatatatatatatatatatatatatgatgatgataacattgatgagccgagttcaagccgagctttggctcgcttaatcgttgttgaaacgagctcgagccgagcttctAGCTCATTTGAGGTTGTTATCGAAATaactcgagctttgggttttactcgcgagccgagctcgagctcagagaagtaggctcgaaccgagccgagctctagctcgagcttcataaaaacataacgagccgagctcaagcctAGTCGGGCTCTAGCTACCTCTTGTAAAAGATTTTATGATAAGAATTAAAGTATATCGGGGCCTGCTATCATTCTTTTTATAGTGAATTAAAAAGCAACCTTAACTAAAACAGAGGAAAGACATCCACATCCTAGTGGAAGTTGACGACAAATAATGAGACGACTTTCATGTACACCACTTATCATCCTCACTCCCCAATCTTTGTCGACCAAATAGTTTGAGCTTGTAGTAGAAAGTACCATGATATCATCAACGACCAACAGCCATATCATCTGTTTGTGTACATGTCTGGTTTTTTGTTATTGCTACTCTTGTTCAGCTAAGGACAATATCACAACCGGTGAATTCATCAATGATGACGGTCTCAGTTATTTAGAATCTCCGGGGAAGAAGTTTCAAATGGGCTTCTTTTCACCTGGTGAAGTAAGACGATATGTGGGGATATGGTATACAATGGACCCAAAGACCGTTGTGTGGGTTGCTAATCGTGTGAAACCGCTGCTAGATTCCACCGGAGTTCTTACTGTTGCAGAAAATGGTAAATTTGTGGTGAAAGATAAAAATTCAGCTGATTACTTCTCAACACCCATAGGTAACATGGCCCAACTTAATTATCTTCTTAAATTTGATGTAAACTATAGCTTATTGATATATCACATCTAGATTAACTCCATTATATTTATAAGTCTGTCCTTGTATCATCAATTCCTTTAAGTCCATGTGTAGTGTTGAGGCCTTATAAGGGGGTTATGTGACAAGTGACAAAATGTGTAAGAAAGGGAGCTTAATTGAGTGTGTAGTGGGGTTATaccccttcaattatacatatatatatatatatatatatatatatacacgtgtatatatatatatgtatgtgtatatatgtgtgagagagagagaaaccaAAGTTGACGCTGTTATATATATCACGGCCACGGGCgttattggggggggggggggggttgttccAGGGTGGCATGGGGCGTTATAGCCTAATATGGCGTTGTATAACCTCCCACTATGCATTGCCTGTCCCTAGTTTTTTAGATAATCTAATATACATGCTGATTTTATGAGTTAAGTTAGAACCTGTAAAACTTCCATAAATTGTAAGACCAGACTGTACTCTGAGCtcataatgtttttttttttttttttttttttgaacggctaatttctttaatccccTGTCGTctatgggacttgaacccaagaccttcccCTTCCCAACCTAGGTGTTTTAAAGGCTTTACCTTTGCTAATAGACCACTACCCCATTGGTAATTAATCTGAGCTCATAATGTACGATGGTTTTTGTGTTGTATtaaaaagtttatttattaatgcAATAATGTAGGTGGCCCAGATCATTAAATAATGCCATGTACTACTTTCCTCATCATTTCGTCTTCTCAGAAAGTATaacttaattttttattttttttagaacaACCAAGAGAACAATATTATCACAAGAGCCAAAACCTCTAGCAAGTTGCTAGAGGAAAATTACAACAGGCCCACTTTTACATCTCAAACAAATTTGCATTAAAAGCTAACCAATATTCTAAAGATACATTCTTTATTTTGGCTCTGCAACTAATCTACAGTAGTGTGTGTAGTCTCTTTTATTTCCTCCgccatctttgcatttggcataTTTGTTACCCTGAATACCTTGTTGTTTCTGCAGTTCCAGATTTTCCAAAGCCCCATCATAACCACACAAAGTATAGCTTTCCTTTGTTTCTTTTGACACCTTCTGCTCCTATACTTCTTTCAGCAGGTCTTCTACTGTCGAACAAGTCGACAAAGATGGGACTTTAAGCCAGCAGCCTAACATCCACCATAAGGACCCGCCATTAGACAACTGACCAATGCATGATCAACCGTCTCTTCTAGATATCCACATTGTGGGCATAAGGTACTAGATACCTGAACACCCCTTTTTGCTAGCTCGACGACCGTTGGGATTTTTCTATTCGAAGCCCTCCATACGGAGATGTTAATTTTTGGGGTTGCCCAGTTACACCAGCGTAATTTCTCTCCATTAACTACTTCGTTGTTTGCACTTCTTAACTCTTCCCTCACCCTTTTGACTGTAAATACCGTATCCTTCTCAGACTTCCAACCCCAACAGTCCCCTTGTGGCTTGATTTTGAACTGTTTTAGGCTATCCAAAACTTGTATTAAATTCACCCCAGCTTCCAAAGTTTGTGGTTTCGTTATCCATTCCTAATCCCAAACCAATGAATCTCCAAATCTTTTATAGTTATCTTCAACTTTTGCACCTTTATGTTTTGCCATATTGTAGAGATCCGGGTACCTTTTACATAATGGTTCATTACAGAGCCAACGATCCTCCCAAAATCTGGTTATGCTTCCACACCCAACATCGCTCAACAACTTGCCCTCAGCTTCAATATTAATTTTTGCAAACTCTTTCCATATTGACACTACATTTTTCCACACACCAGTGATTGATTTGTGATTTGTTAACTGGAACAAGTTCACATTTCCAGCCTTTACCATGAATAGCTAAAACTTCCCGGGCCCATAGTTGTTCCGGTTCACTTCGCAACCTCCACCACCACTATAATAAAAGTGCCAAGTTTGCATCTTTTAATCCGCCGACCCATTTAATTTTCTTCGTATTACCCGTGCCTCCCCATAAAAAGTTCCTCCGGATTCCTTCTAGCGTCTTGAAAACCTTAACCGGTACTTTATATAATCACATAAAATATGTGGGAAGACTGCCGAGCACTGCCTTCACCAAAGTTACTCTTCCAGCGAATGACACACTTAGCCTTCCATCTAGATAGTCTTGAGTTGAACCGGTAGATTACTGCTTTCCAATTCTCAATCCTATTTAGATTTGCACCCACCAACAATCCCATATAGGGAATGGAAACATTCCAGCCTTGCAACCGAGTGATTTGGCTGCCTCCTCCACTTCATGATTCAAAATGCCGATCCCGAATACCTTGCTCTTGGAAAGGCTCACTTTAAGACCTGAAAGAAGATGAAAACAATGAATAATACGATTAAGGTTTCGGATATTGTGCAGATTTCCTTCACCAACAAATACTACGTCATCAGCTTAGAATAAATGTGATACTACTAGTCCGTCACCGGGAAGCTTCACTCCTTGAAAAATTCCAGTCGCCAAAGCCTTATCCATCATATTATGTAGTGCTTCAATCGCGATTACGAAAAGGAAACGGGACAAAGGGTCCCCTTGCCTGAGACCACACTGTACCTGGAATTCTATGGTTGGAGAACCATTTATTAGCGGAACATATAATAACATAATATATCTagaatatatttgtattattgttttttatcTTGTATATATCTCCATTAGTTTAGGAGATCTTGTTTCCATCTTTATCCTTTTGTAACTTGTATTTATATACCTTTTCATTATCAATAATAAACATCGAATCATTCAGaattacatggtatcagagcgcaTCCGCTCTGTACCCTAGCCAGTCGACAACTTCCTACGGGTTTCGATCCCATCTCTTGGGTTTCGATCCATCTTGTTTGCCGGCCGTTTTCCTTCGATCCTGACCTGTCAAAATCTCAGCATGGGTGATAAAACTACTGATTCATCCACGAAATCGCAAGCACAGCCTCTTCACCCCGTCTACACGGTCACAGATATTCAGAAGAAGGTCCGAGTCTTTGATGGATCTAAGGTCACGTATTCTGCATGGGTGAAGCTATTTCAACTTCATGCACGCGGGTACGAGGTTTTGGATCACATCACTGAGAAGCCTCCTCCTAAAGAAGACCCCACGTATGACCAATGGATGAAGATTGATGCTATCGTTCTTCAGTGGATTTATGGTACCTTGTCTAAAGACTATCTCCTGCGTGTTCTTGAAGCCGAGTCAACTGCCCTAGAAGCTTGGGATCGTGTCAAAGCCATATTTCTCAACAACAAAGGCCCAAGATGTGCTGCCCTTCAACAAAAATTTATTAATCTCaagctcagtgccatgccctctTTGGAAGCCTATTGTCAGACACTCCGGGATCTTGCAGCACAGTTAACTGACGTAGGTAATCCCATCAACGAACAGACTCTAGTTTTGCAACTTGTGCGTGGGTTACCTATGGAATTCGATACTATCGGTTCCATTATTAACCAATCTTTACCCACTTGGGAGGAAGCCTGCAACATGCTCCATTCAGAACTCGAACGACACGCTGCTCGTGAAGTTACCCAATTGACACCATCTGAGGCGTTGGCTGCTGTAACTTCTTCAATGCCGCCTCCACGCCGGGACAATAACGCTCGCCGCGATGGTCCAAATCGATCCTCGGGAAACAGAAGGAATGGTGCTGGTCGTGGCGACCCAACCCAACACTCATCTGGGCATGGGCAGAATCATTACCAGGCCCAACAGCAGCCCACTGCGGCTTCATCGCAGCCCAATCGCGGACAGAAAAGGGGCACTAATCAGCGTGGTAACTGGGCTCAGTCCCAGCAGCCAACTTACTCGGCCCAAACAGCTTACTCAGCCCAGAATCAGTACCCGATGCCTCCCTATTGGGCCAGCCCATACTGGGCACCACCTCCGCCATGCCAGTATCCCACCCAACCTGGGTGGGTTGCACCTTGGCAGCCGACACCTAGGCCCAATCACCAACAAGCCCAACCTTTTGCATAGGCTCACCTCACGGATGTTAATCCGCTTAAACCCAGTGAACTTGCTGAAGCACAAGAGTGGGTTATGGACACTGGCGCCTCAAACCATCTCACTTCGGACGCAGGTATGATTTCCTCTCCGTGTAAAAATTCTATTAAGCATGTTTTAGTTGGTAATGGTCATCGAGTACCAGTCGTTGGATCGGGTCACTCCACTCTTCCCTCTTCCTCGAAACCTATCCAACTTAAAGACATCTTACACACACCAAATATTATCAAAAACCTTATTTCTGTTCGAAAATTTACTCGTGATAATTGGGTGTCTGTTGATTTTAATCCGTTTGGTTTCTCCGTGAAGGATTATCCGAGTGGGGTGATTTTGAGTCGACATAATAGCTCCAGCAACCTATACCCGCTCACTGCTACCACAACAACACCTGATGCATCTGCTTTTGTTTCCACCACTGCTCCTGATTTTTGGCACAATCGTCTATGACATCCAGGACATCATGTTCTAGATTTTTTAAGTTCTAATAAATTTATTCCTTGTCATAAACTTAGTCGGTCGTCTTTTTGTAATTCGTGCCAAATTGCTAAGCATAAACGGTTACATTTTCATTTATCTACATGTTGCACTTTATGTCCATTTGatattattcattgtgatttgtGGACTTCACCGGTGTTAAGCGGAAATGGTTATAAGTATTATTTAGTTGTGATTGATGATTACACTCATTTTACGTGGTGTATCCCCTTAAATACAAATCCGAAACATACTCGAAACTAACTCAATTTCACAGTTTTATTTCGACTCAATTTCATCACAAAATTAAACCTTCCAATGTGACATGGGGGTGAATTTGATAACACCCAATTTAAAAATTTTGCATTAACACACGGGTTTTAATTTAGATTTTCTTGCCCTCATACATCTTAACAAAATGGGATGGCCGAACGCATGATTCGACGCCTCAATGAACTCATGCTATCTCTTCTCACTCATGCCTCCCTACCACCTCACTATTGGGTGGAAGCCCTACACACATCCGTTTATCTCCACAATATTCTTCCGTCCAAAACCATTGGTTTTCGAACACCGACCGCTGCTCTTTATCTTAAAAAACCGGACTACGAACACCTTCAGGTGTTCGGGTGCACATGTTACCCAAACCAATCGAACACACACGACCGCATAAACTTGCACCTCGGTCAACTCCATGTGTGTTTCTCAGGTATCCAGCGGATCACCACGGGTACCATTGTCTAGACTTATCCTCGGGTAAAGTTATTTTGTCTAGACATGTTACTTTTAATGAGATTGCTTTCCCATTCTCACAATCTTTTACGCCTACGCCGGCATCTTATACCTTTCTTGACTCTGACCCATCTCTTATAATTTTCACACAACCGACAACTCCATCTCCTGTACCCGCTTCCGCACCCCGGTACAGCTTCAGCAACTTCAACTCAATCATCGTCTGCTTCAGCCCACATACCAGCTGATTCAGCCCAAACCCAATCACCGTCTGCTTCAGCCCACATACCAGCCTCTACG from Helianthus annuus cultivar XRQ/B chromosome 10, HanXRQr2.0-SUNRISE, whole genome shotgun sequence harbors:
- the LOC118482863 gene encoding uncharacterized protein LOC118482863; protein product: MGDKTTDSSTKSQAQPLHPVYTVTDIQKKVRVFDGSKVTYSAWVKLFQLHARGYEVLDHITEKPPPKEDPTYDQWMKIDAIVLQWIYGTLSKDYLLRVLEAESTALEAWDRVKAIFLNNKGPRCAALQQKFINLKLSAMPSLEAYCQTLRDLAAQLTDVGNPINEQTLVLQLVRGLPMEFDTIGSIINQSLPTWEEACNMLHSELERHAAREVTQLTPSEALAAVTSSMPPPRRDNNARRDGPNRSSGNRRNGAGRGDPTQHSSGHGQNHYQAQQQPTAASSQPNRGQKRGTNQRGNWAQSQQPTYSAQTAYSAQNQYPMPPYWASPYWAPPPPCQYPTQPGWVAPWQPTPRPNHQQAQPFA